From the genome of Salvelinus namaycush isolate Seneca chromosome 10, SaNama_1.0, whole genome shotgun sequence, one region includes:
- the LOC120054384 gene encoding E3 ubiquitin ligase TRAF3IP2-like gives MFEQQFRSISKIDFMERYLSEKEYLIIIIISPKYHETVTSSPVSLENDERILNTVYIHKQLQNEFIQNGSKNFRFIPILFPGANKYHVPTWLQNTHVYSWPRDRDDVLRRLMRIEKYNPPPIGKLPTIVSIPI, from the exons ATGTTTGAGCAGCAGTTCCGGAGCATCAGTAAGATCGACTTCATGGAGCGGTACCTCAGCGAG AAGGAATAcctcattatcatcatcatcagtccAAAGTACCATGAGACTGTGACCTCATCACCGGTCAGCTTAGAGAACGACGAGAGGATCCTCAACACAGTCTACATACACAAACAG CTGCAGAATGAGTTCATTCAGAACGGCAGTAAGAACTTCCGGTTCATCCCTATCCTGTTTCCTGGGGCCAACAAG tatcACGTCCCGACGTGGCTCCAGAACACTCATGTCTACAGCTGGCCTAGGGACAGAGATGACGTCCTACGTCGACTGATGAGAATAGAGAAATACAACCCTCCTCCTATCGGGAAGCTACCGACCATCGTCTCTATCCCCATCTAA